One genomic window of Halorubrum hochsteinianum includes the following:
- the ppc gene encoding phosphoenolpyruvate carboxylase: protein MDLYNRDVRTDVRELGALVGDVLAAQASTEAYETVESLRNAAIAYRRGDAADRDALHEAVDDLSTTREEVVARAFTTYFELINLAEERERVRAVRNADDGTALHDSFDATVAEFAEAGVDAEELEELLADVLIEPTFTAHPTEARRSTVKSKLRSIANHLEELDERNLTDRERRAVWRDVTAEVTSLWGTRQVRQRAPEPEDEARNVQWYLENTLFDVVGDAYEEFEESISKEYDDVDCPKLFEFRSWAGSDRDGNPFVTPEVTDETLERQREVAVEKYRDRCKRLSAVLSQDGDRYAAGDALARSLAADADRFPTVVEEARERYPDEPYRQKLRLMRERLDRVNDVRPGEYPDGDAFLDDLDVIADSLREDGQESVLESFVEPFRRQVDTFGLTLASLDLRDHRENHTEAVAEAVGVEGVDYREMDEEERQEFLTEAILQEDPVVDLDEPGDVSETTERVLRRFESFADWQDEYGPQAIDTYCISMTEEPSHVLEVLFLADQVGVVSLPDHCAVDVVPLLETESALNGAERILGTLFENEAYATALEARDEVQEVMLGYSDSNKENGFLAANWDLYENQRRIARFCREEEVTLRLFHGRGGSISRGGGPMNEALLALPNETVTGQVKFTEQGEAIAEKYANPRIAERELEQMLDAQIRARKEANEEPVEDVPDRWVEAMETMAPAARETYRDLLNTDGFVSYFEQATPISVVENLNLGSRPASRSGERSVEDLRAIPWVFSWTQTRLILPGWYAIASGIDAYLDEVGEEEGMEVLREMFDEWPFFRTTLDNASLALARTEPEIAAEYADLADDDLRERFFPELVAEYERGRELVLEISGRDQLLRREWLEESLDRRNPYVDPLNLLQANLLGRTHRTDEEERTLRLTVNGIAAGMKNTG from the coding sequence ATGGACCTATACAATCGAGACGTGCGGACGGACGTTCGGGAGCTCGGGGCGCTGGTGGGGGACGTCCTCGCCGCGCAGGCCTCGACCGAGGCGTACGAGACGGTCGAGTCCCTCCGGAACGCCGCCATCGCGTACCGGCGCGGCGACGCCGCCGACCGCGACGCCCTCCACGAGGCCGTCGACGACCTCTCGACCACCCGGGAGGAGGTCGTCGCCCGGGCGTTCACGACGTACTTCGAGCTGATCAACCTCGCCGAGGAGCGCGAGCGGGTCCGCGCGGTGCGGAACGCCGACGACGGCACCGCCCTCCACGACTCCTTCGACGCGACGGTCGCCGAGTTCGCCGAGGCCGGCGTCGACGCCGAGGAGTTAGAGGAGCTGCTCGCGGACGTGCTCATCGAGCCGACGTTCACCGCCCACCCCACCGAAGCCCGGCGCTCGACGGTGAAGTCCAAGCTCCGCTCCATCGCGAACCACCTGGAGGAGCTCGACGAGCGCAACCTCACCGACCGCGAGCGGCGCGCCGTCTGGCGCGACGTCACCGCCGAGGTGACCAGCCTGTGGGGCACTCGACAGGTCCGTCAGCGAGCGCCCGAGCCGGAAGACGAGGCGCGGAACGTCCAGTGGTACCTCGAGAACACGCTGTTCGACGTCGTCGGCGACGCCTACGAGGAGTTCGAGGAGAGCATCTCGAAGGAGTACGACGACGTCGACTGCCCGAAGCTCTTCGAGTTCCGCTCGTGGGCCGGCTCCGACCGCGACGGGAACCCGTTCGTCACCCCCGAGGTGACCGACGAGACGCTGGAACGCCAGCGCGAGGTCGCCGTCGAGAAGTACCGCGACCGCTGTAAGCGCCTCTCCGCCGTGCTGAGTCAGGACGGCGACCGGTACGCCGCCGGGGACGCGCTGGCGCGGTCGCTCGCGGCCGACGCCGACCGGTTCCCGACCGTCGTCGAGGAGGCGCGCGAGCGCTACCCCGACGAGCCGTACCGGCAGAAGCTCCGGCTGATGCGCGAGCGACTCGACCGCGTGAACGACGTCCGGCCCGGCGAGTACCCCGACGGCGACGCCTTCCTCGACGACCTCGACGTCATCGCCGACTCGCTGCGCGAGGACGGGCAGGAGTCGGTCCTCGAGTCCTTCGTCGAGCCGTTCCGCCGACAGGTCGACACCTTCGGGCTCACGCTGGCGTCGCTCGACCTGCGGGACCACCGTGAGAACCACACCGAGGCCGTCGCCGAGGCCGTCGGCGTCGAGGGGGTCGACTACCGCGAGATGGACGAGGAGGAGCGGCAGGAGTTCCTCACGGAGGCGATACTACAGGAGGACCCCGTCGTCGACCTCGACGAGCCGGGCGACGTGTCCGAGACGACCGAGCGCGTCCTCCGGCGGTTCGAGTCGTTCGCGGACTGGCAGGACGAGTACGGCCCGCAGGCGATAGACACCTACTGCATCTCGATGACCGAGGAGCCGAGCCACGTCCTGGAGGTGCTGTTCCTGGCCGACCAGGTCGGGGTCGTCTCCCTGCCGGACCACTGCGCGGTCGACGTCGTCCCGCTCTTGGAGACCGAGTCGGCGCTCAACGGTGCCGAGCGCATCCTCGGGACGCTCTTCGAGAACGAGGCGTACGCGACCGCGCTGGAGGCCCGGGACGAGGTCCAGGAGGTCATGCTCGGCTACTCCGACTCCAACAAGGAGAACGGGTTCCTCGCCGCCAACTGGGACCTCTACGAGAACCAGCGCCGGATCGCCCGGTTCTGCCGCGAGGAAGAGGTCACCCTCCGGCTGTTCCACGGCCGCGGCGGGTCCATCTCGCGCGGCGGCGGCCCGATGAACGAGGCGCTGCTCGCGCTCCCCAACGAGACCGTCACCGGCCAGGTGAAGTTCACCGAGCAGGGCGAGGCCATCGCCGAGAAGTACGCCAACCCGCGGATCGCCGAGCGCGAGCTCGAACAGATGCTCGACGCGCAGATCCGCGCCCGGAAGGAGGCGAACGAGGAGCCGGTCGAGGACGTGCCCGACCGGTGGGTGGAGGCGATGGAGACCATGGCCCCCGCCGCCCGCGAGACGTACCGGGACCTGCTGAACACGGACGGGTTCGTCTCCTACTTCGAGCAGGCGACGCCGATCAGCGTCGTCGAGAACCTCAACCTCGGCTCTCGGCCCGCGAGCCGGTCGGGCGAGCGCAGCGTCGAGGACTTACGCGCCATCCCGTGGGTGTTCTCGTGGACGCAGACCCGGCTCATCCTCCCCGGCTGGTACGCGATCGCCTCCGGCATCGACGCCTACCTCGACGAGGTCGGCGAGGAGGAGGGAATGGAGGTCCTCCGCGAGATGTTCGACGAGTGGCCGTTCTTCCGCACGACGCTCGACAACGCCTCGCTGGCGCTCGCGCGCACCGAGCCGGAGATCGCCGCCGAGTACGCCGACCTGGCGGACGACGACCTCCGCGAGCGCTTCTTCCCGGAACTCGTCGCCGAGTACGAGCGCGGCCGCGAACTGGTCTTGGAGATCAGCGGTCGCGACCAACTGCTCCGCCGCGAGTGGCTCGAAGAGAGCCTCGACCGCCGGAACCCCTACGTCGACCCCCTGAACCTGCTCCAAGCGAACCTGCTCGGGCGCACCCACCGCACCGACGAGGAGGAGCGCACCCTGCGGCTCACCGTCAACGGCATCGCCGCCGGGATGAAGAACACCGGATAG
- the hmgB gene encoding hydroxymethylglutaryl-CoA synthase, producing MTAVGIDGIEIWTGKLKLDLPGTFAPEQGDDPEKYTKGLGLTNSSFPDVYEDIVTMGANAAKGLMDRKGLEPEDVGRIDVATESAFDHSKPVSTYIAGCLEQVYDGDFTHANKGERKFACLAGTQAIDDAYNWIRAGRNRDRPAIVITTDTALYARGDPGEATQGAGAVAMLIDEDPSIVELSTDQGYGSKDETDFLKPNQQFPSVDGKRSVQVYLSRMREALEDYESVTDDIALEDFAYAPFHTPFPGMVRKAALLAYRHVIRDTEHEDALADEIGRQPREAEYEDREAYEEAIRGYMDELKTTEQYRSWYDTAVEPTLELSREVGNWYTSSVHIARVSALRDALTRDRGFVGDTLLVASYGSGAQAEIHAETIREGWRAEIEALDIDDQLDARYDLTWDEYEDVHDVHEYDMDLDREVEEFTQPDGEFVFTGWGRMNERKYEYVE from the coding sequence ATGACCGCAGTCGGGATCGACGGCATCGAGATCTGGACCGGGAAGCTCAAGCTCGACCTGCCGGGCACGTTCGCGCCCGAGCAGGGCGACGACCCCGAGAAGTACACGAAGGGGCTCGGACTCACCAACTCCTCGTTCCCCGACGTGTACGAGGACATCGTCACGATGGGCGCGAACGCCGCCAAGGGGCTGATGGACCGGAAGGGGCTCGAACCGGAGGACGTCGGCCGGATCGACGTCGCCACCGAGTCGGCGTTCGACCACTCGAAGCCGGTGTCGACGTACATCGCCGGCTGCCTCGAACAGGTGTACGACGGCGACTTCACCCACGCGAACAAGGGCGAGCGCAAGTTCGCCTGTCTCGCCGGCACGCAGGCGATCGACGACGCGTACAACTGGATCCGCGCCGGCCGGAACCGGGACCGCCCGGCCATCGTGATCACGACGGACACGGCGCTGTACGCCCGCGGCGACCCGGGCGAGGCGACGCAGGGCGCGGGAGCCGTCGCGATGTTAATCGACGAGGACCCCTCGATCGTCGAGCTGTCGACCGATCAGGGGTACGGGTCGAAAGACGAGACGGACTTCCTCAAGCCGAACCAGCAGTTCCCGAGCGTCGACGGGAAGCGGTCGGTCCAGGTGTACCTCTCCCGGATGCGCGAGGCCCTGGAGGACTACGAGTCGGTCACGGACGACATCGCTCTGGAGGACTTCGCGTACGCCCCGTTCCACACGCCGTTCCCCGGGATGGTCCGCAAGGCCGCGCTCTTGGCCTACCGGCACGTCATCCGCGACACCGAACACGAGGACGCGCTGGCCGACGAGATCGGTCGCCAGCCCCGCGAGGCGGAGTACGAGGACCGCGAGGCGTACGAGGAGGCGATCCGCGGGTACATGGACGAGCTGAAGACGACCGAGCAGTACCGGTCGTGGTACGACACGGCCGTCGAGCCGACGCTGGAACTCTCCCGCGAGGTCGGCAACTGGTACACCAGCTCCGTCCACATCGCCCGCGTGAGCGCCCTGCGAGACGCGCTGACCCGCGACCGCGGGTTCGTCGGTGACACCCTGCTCGTCGCCTCCTACGGCTCCGGCGCGCAGGCCGAGATCCACGCCGAGACGATCCGCGAGGGGTGGCGCGCGGAGATCGAGGCGCTCGACATCGACGACCAGCTCGACGCCCGCTACGACCTCACGTGGGACGAGTACGAGGACGTCCACGACGTCCACGAGTACGACATGGACCTCGACCGCGAGGTCGAGGAGTTCACTCAGCCCGACGGGGAGTTCGTCTTCACCGGCTGGGGCCGGATGAACGAACGGAAGTACGAGTACGTCGAGTAA
- a CDS encoding menaquinol-cytochrome c reductase: MSASDKYPSESGRRRFVKGVVGGAALAGVGAMGSATVNTLTTAGGVGGGSTIAKTIAHTGGPAPRGLPQIPVRVTDDGYIEGIWPETTTVTQEGQEIEVAQQELGDSGVTYSGAWFQYCGVESQENVQPNFESDNLFRAASGPPYDWQSEAYSGGDRIHVDDFDDYEEWGNGIGSEGVGKPASVTWRSEDADTNLNAVVIRSPEIEEAAQDDAWLQASTDQGFMAYLNVCTHFCCIPGYKVLEESARYDAADGTYCVCHQSVYDPFVIEDALFIARPRPEE; encoded by the coding sequence ATGAGTGCGTCCGACAAGTATCCGTCAGAGTCCGGGCGGCGACGCTTCGTGAAGGGCGTCGTCGGCGGCGCGGCCCTCGCCGGGGTCGGCGCGATGGGGTCGGCGACCGTGAACACCCTGACGACCGCCGGCGGCGTCGGCGGCGGGTCGACGATCGCGAAGACGATCGCCCACACCGGCGGTCCCGCGCCGCGCGGCCTCCCGCAGATCCCGGTCCGCGTCACCGACGACGGGTACATCGAGGGCATCTGGCCCGAGACGACGACCGTCACGCAGGAGGGACAGGAGATCGAGGTCGCCCAACAGGAACTGGGCGACAGCGGCGTCACCTACTCCGGCGCGTGGTTCCAGTACTGCGGCGTCGAGTCGCAGGAGAACGTCCAGCCGAACTTCGAGTCGGACAACCTGTTCCGCGCCGCGAGCGGCCCGCCGTACGACTGGCAGTCGGAGGCGTACTCGGGCGGCGACCGGATCCACGTCGACGACTTCGACGACTACGAGGAGTGGGGCAACGGGATCGGCAGCGAGGGCGTCGGCAAGCCGGCGTCGGTGACGTGGCGCTCCGAGGACGCCGACACCAACCTCAACGCGGTCGTCATCCGCTCGCCGGAGATCGAGGAGGCCGCTCAGGACGACGCGTGGCTTCAGGCCTCCACCGATCAGGGGTTCATGGCGTACCTCAACGTCTGTACCCACTTCTGTTGTATCCCGGGCTACAAGGTGCTAGAGGAGTCCGCGCGCTACGACGCCGCCGACGGGACGTACTGCGTCTGCCACCAGTCGGTGTACGACCCGTTCGTCATCGAGGACGCGCTGTTCATCGCGCGGCCCCGTCCCGAGGAGTAA
- a CDS encoding 30S ribosomal protein S19e, translated as MVTIYDVPADDLIEAVAARLEDRIDEPDWVEFTKSGAGKELPPEQEDFWYVRSASLLRKVAQNEPVGIERLATEYGSKKRGSNRYSVRPGEHEGGSRKLIRSALQALEDEGLVTIASGEGRRVSDEGEAFLSEVATEVFEDLDRPELERYA; from the coding sequence ATGGTAACCATCTACGACGTGCCGGCCGACGACCTCATCGAGGCCGTCGCCGCGCGACTCGAGGACCGGATCGACGAGCCCGACTGGGTCGAGTTCACGAAGAGCGGGGCCGGCAAGGAGCTTCCCCCGGAACAGGAGGACTTCTGGTACGTCCGCTCGGCGAGCCTCCTCCGCAAGGTCGCCCAGAACGAGCCGGTCGGCATCGAGCGGCTCGCCACCGAGTACGGCTCGAAGAAGCGCGGCTCGAACCGCTACTCCGTCCGCCCCGGCGAGCACGAGGGCGGCTCCCGCAAGCTCATCCGCTCGGCGCTCCAGGCCCTCGAAGACGAGGGGCTCGTCACGATCGCGTCCGGCGAAGGCCGCCGCGTCTCCGACGAGGGCGAGGCGTTCCTCTCGGAGGTCGCCACCGAGGTCTTCGAGGACCTCGACCGTCCGGAACTCGAACGTTACGCGTAA
- a CDS encoding Ig-like domain-containing protein, translating into MRFSRDRRGQSVVVGTVILFGFLILALSLYQVQVVPQENSDVEYEHSQQVEGEFLDIRNAVESASGTGDGRSTSLKLGTRYPQRTFALNPPAASGRLSTTEPRALRIENVTVNDGGNVGAYWSNRTNETATGDTITFDTRSLRYSPGYNEFRDAPDLVYEHSLVIAEFESGVLGRSGQIAVDSDRNRVRLTALDGTVSESGVRRTSLDPETLSEIERSVNLNSADDDPIVVELPTDVSMERADSLEQQWRDRLGDDAESVVVAGGTVRIELDGTEEYRLELGKVGLGNDATGTNESDGYITEVSAADGVAVAEVRDRYNNPVEGADVEISVDGTAVETARTDADGRISYEVGDVSDVEMAINDGSDTWDSVLFENVGAGVPGGGVESLLVAPEEAVAFNGPGSAERGGFQLDIENQHDTQVRITDVTVLPEDPRLNGLSDKADATGPGRSELNVESENGAVGNKEVLLLDSEYTFVPNSGLRLNLQSGPEKRAYDTGSVEYVDAETDFSGVEVPLNSGEGATITLAEFYEVGQTGATVEDVVGETFSVTVGYKIDGERRTKQFVTTVEVRPAGNVDVEDSIAPNAANFDVFTDQFQGLTTGQVVVENAATGESVSFESTDGQTTEVDSADVGGLSDGDEITATLYESDAQETELSQDVTVVGGGASAINSFEVTDQSGNQARFDVDWVVTNDDGNLDSVEIELINENGNIVDTVFNDVSGGGASGTNQLRQTGNPPAQTYTVRLTVTDVFGNEVVETREVEYAG; encoded by the coding sequence ATGCGCTTCAGTCGCGACCGTCGGGGCCAGTCGGTCGTGGTCGGGACGGTGATCCTGTTCGGATTCCTGATCTTGGCGCTGTCGCTGTATCAGGTACAGGTAGTCCCGCAAGAGAACAGCGATGTCGAGTACGAACACAGCCAGCAGGTCGAGGGAGAGTTCCTCGATATACGGAATGCGGTCGAGAGCGCGAGCGGCACGGGCGACGGCCGGTCGACGTCGTTGAAACTCGGAACTCGGTACCCGCAGCGGACGTTCGCGTTGAACCCGCCAGCGGCGTCGGGCCGACTGTCGACGACCGAACCGAGGGCCCTGCGCATCGAGAACGTGACCGTGAACGACGGCGGCAACGTCGGTGCGTACTGGTCGAACCGGACTAACGAAACCGCAACCGGGGATACCATCACCTTCGACACACGATCGCTGCGGTACTCTCCCGGGTACAACGAGTTCCGAGACGCCCCCGACCTCGTCTATGAACACTCCCTCGTCATTGCCGAATTCGAGTCCGGCGTCCTCGGTCGGAGCGGACAGATCGCGGTGGACAGCGACCGTAATCGGGTCCGGTTAACTGCCTTGGACGGGACGGTATCGGAGTCGGGCGTCCGACGGACGAGCCTGGATCCGGAGACGCTGTCGGAGATCGAGCGTTCGGTGAACTTGAATTCGGCCGACGACGATCCGATCGTCGTCGAACTGCCGACCGATGTGTCGATGGAGCGGGCGGACAGCCTCGAACAGCAGTGGCGCGACCGCTTGGGTGACGACGCAGAAAGCGTCGTCGTCGCGGGCGGAACAGTTCGGATCGAACTCGACGGCACCGAGGAGTACCGGCTCGAGCTCGGGAAGGTCGGCCTCGGGAACGACGCCACCGGGACGAACGAGTCGGACGGATACATCACGGAGGTCTCGGCGGCTGACGGCGTCGCTGTCGCGGAGGTCCGCGACCGGTACAACAACCCCGTCGAAGGTGCCGATGTCGAAATATCGGTCGACGGTACCGCCGTGGAGACGGCGCGAACAGACGCCGACGGCCGCATCAGCTACGAAGTCGGCGACGTTTCGGACGTTGAGATGGCGATCAACGACGGGTCCGACACGTGGGACTCCGTGCTGTTCGAGAACGTCGGTGCCGGCGTCCCGGGTGGGGGCGTCGAATCGCTCCTCGTCGCTCCGGAGGAGGCCGTCGCGTTCAACGGCCCCGGATCCGCCGAACGAGGCGGGTTCCAACTGGACATCGAGAACCAGCACGACACGCAGGTTCGGATCACCGACGTAACGGTTCTCCCGGAGGACCCGAGGCTCAACGGGCTGTCAGATAAGGCCGACGCCACCGGACCGGGCCGGTCCGAGCTGAACGTGGAGTCGGAGAACGGCGCTGTTGGCAACAAGGAAGTTCTCCTCCTCGATTCGGAGTACACGTTCGTCCCAAACAGCGGGCTCCGGTTGAACCTCCAGTCCGGCCCCGAAAAGCGGGCGTACGACACGGGATCCGTGGAGTACGTCGACGCAGAAACGGATTTTTCCGGGGTGGAGGTCCCGCTGAACTCCGGGGAAGGTGCCACGATCACGCTGGCGGAGTTCTACGAGGTCGGGCAGACCGGCGCGACCGTCGAAGACGTCGTCGGAGAGACGTTCAGCGTGACTGTCGGCTACAAAATCGACGGCGAGCGGCGAACGAAGCAGTTCGTCACGACGGTTGAGGTGCGACCAGCGGGAAACGTTGACGTTGAGGACAGCATCGCCCCGAACGCCGCCAATTTCGACGTGTTTACCGATCAGTTCCAGGGCCTGACGACGGGACAGGTCGTCGTCGAGAACGCGGCGACCGGCGAATCGGTTTCGTTCGAGTCGACCGACGGACAGACGACGGAGGTCGACTCGGCCGACGTCGGCGGCCTCTCCGACGGAGACGAGATCACCGCCACGCTGTACGAGAGCGACGCGCAGGAGACGGAACTGAGTCAAGATGTCACCGTCGTCGGCGGCGGTGCCTCCGCGATCAACTCGTTCGAGGTGACAGACCAGAGCGGGAATCAGGCACGGTTCGACGTCGACTGGGTAGTGACCAACGACGACGGCAATCTCGATTCGGTCGAAATCGAACTGATAAACGAGAACGGGAACATCGTCGACACGGTCTTCAACGACGTTAGCGGCGGGGGGGCTTCAGGGACCAATCAGCTCCGTCAGACTGGAAATCCGCCCGCACAGACGTACACGGTCCGGCTGACCGTGACCGACGTCTTCGGAAACGAAGTCGTCGAAACACGAGAGGTCGAGTACGCCGGCTGA